From a region of the Rathayibacter sp. VKM Ac-2804 genome:
- a CDS encoding LacI family DNA-binding transcriptional regulator, giving the protein MTRDKATRAPVIADVARLAGVSVPTVSRVLTGAARVAPDKRERVLAAIAELNYRPSAVARNLVTRRSRTIAVVAGNTSQYGYAEAIRGIEEEARAGGWTVTITVVESADPEHVERALSSVLDQSPDGIVVLKFDPPGVAVLAAIPETVPVVALSGVRGRRPQAVLDELRAAQALTEHLLELGHATVHHIRIPPSRREDGRTTGWRRALKAAGVATAPTPLEATWEPESGRLLAARLVEDPSVTAVFCGNDEIAMGVIKGITEAGLRVPEDISVVGFDDHPLARMWTPALTTVRQDFAGLGRRGFGLLLTAMEGRTGAAFSSELPELVLRESTATPRPSA; this is encoded by the coding sequence GTGACGCGCGACAAGGCGACGAGGGCACCGGTCATCGCCGACGTCGCCCGCCTCGCCGGCGTCTCGGTGCCGACCGTGTCGCGGGTGCTGACCGGCGCCGCGCGGGTCGCCCCCGACAAGCGCGAGCGGGTGCTCGCGGCCATCGCGGAGCTCAACTACCGGCCCAGCGCCGTCGCCCGGAACCTCGTGACCCGGCGCTCGCGCACCATCGCCGTCGTCGCCGGCAACACCTCGCAGTACGGCTACGCCGAGGCGATCCGCGGCATCGAGGAGGAGGCGCGAGCCGGCGGCTGGACCGTCACCATCACCGTCGTCGAGTCGGCCGACCCGGAGCATGTCGAGCGGGCGCTCTCCTCGGTGCTCGACCAGAGCCCCGACGGGATCGTGGTCCTCAAGTTCGACCCGCCCGGTGTGGCCGTGCTCGCGGCGATCCCGGAGACCGTGCCGGTCGTCGCGCTCTCGGGGGTCCGCGGGCGGCGGCCGCAGGCGGTGCTCGACGAGCTCCGCGCGGCCCAGGCGCTGACCGAGCACCTGCTCGAGCTGGGGCACGCGACGGTGCACCACATCCGCATCCCGCCGTCGCGACGCGAGGACGGCCGCACCACCGGCTGGCGCCGCGCACTGAAGGCCGCGGGAGTCGCCACGGCGCCGACTCCGCTCGAGGCGACCTGGGAGCCCGAGTCCGGGCGGCTGCTCGCCGCTCGGCTGGTCGAGGACCCGAGCGTCACCGCCGTCTTCTGCGGCAACGACGAGATCGCGATGGGCGTGATCAAGGGCATCACCGAGGCCGGGCTGCGCGTCCCCGAGGACATCAGCGTCGTCGGCTTCGACGACCACCCGCTCGCCCGGATGTGGACACCCGCCCTGACCACCGTCCGCCAGGACTTCGCCGGCCTCGGCCGCCGCGGCTTCGGCCTGCTCCTCACCGCGATGGAGGGCCGCACGGGCGCCGCCTTCTCCTCCGAGCTCCCCGAGCTCGTCCTCCGCGAGAGCACCGCGACCCCGCGCCCGAGCGCCTGA
- a CDS encoding glycoside hydrolase family 36 protein: MPNDLTWGDPEDLQLTFACDADAPFRLVALTARGVALRATHVAPFFEITTVAAGHAPASSRLTHSQLGTALRYVSHRESVVDGLDVLEVTAEAPGLVATAVLRRVPGVAAVTSEVVVRAVERQVLRSVVSWSCDPGATVNDAAVSGKESFARWSLLRGRNDWLGEGRWSSTPLREAGLVALREDITGHDPRGAVGAVSTGSWSTGEQLPVAGLHAPDAALLWQIEHNGAWRWEVGEDIDGGSIALSGPTDLDHGWLCVLEPGEEFRSVPVTVAVGADTTAAADALTLSRRARRRAHPDNAAMPVVFNDYMNTLDGDPTTAKLLPLIDAAAAAGAEIFCIDAGWYDDSGVAGGWWSSVGAWQPSTVRFPDGLCEVIERIRARGLVPGLWLEPEVIGVDSPLAGELPDDAFLQRAGARIEEHERFHLDLRHPAARAHLDATVDRLIADFGIGFFKLDYNIDAGPGTDRGADSIGAGLLGHNRAYLAWLDGVLDRHPTLVIESCSSGAMRQDWAVMSRLQMQSTSDQQDFRRYPPIAAAAPMMLLPEQAASWAYPQADMDDEEIAFCLVTGLLGRFYLSGYLNRMSDPQLALVHEAVAAAKALRGAIASSSPRWPLELPGWTDDAVALALRTEDEHLVSVWRRSGSDDVVLHVPELRGQDVDVSVVFPVALTAWPLEWEPSTARLTVRPTGSGPSARTFRLSLRTT; the protein is encoded by the coding sequence GTGCCGAACGACCTGACCTGGGGAGACCCCGAGGACCTGCAGCTGACGTTCGCCTGCGACGCCGATGCTCCGTTCCGGCTGGTCGCGCTGACGGCCCGCGGTGTCGCGCTCCGGGCGACGCACGTCGCTCCGTTCTTCGAGATCACCACCGTCGCCGCCGGTCACGCCCCGGCGAGCAGCCGGCTGACCCACTCGCAGCTCGGCACCGCACTGCGCTACGTCTCGCACCGCGAGAGCGTCGTCGACGGCCTCGACGTGCTGGAGGTCACGGCTGAGGCGCCGGGACTGGTCGCGACCGCCGTGCTCCGGAGGGTGCCCGGCGTCGCCGCCGTCACCTCCGAGGTCGTCGTCCGCGCGGTCGAGCGGCAGGTGCTGCGCTCAGTCGTCTCCTGGAGCTGCGACCCGGGCGCCACCGTGAATGACGCGGCGGTGTCCGGCAAGGAGTCCTTCGCCCGCTGGTCGCTGCTGCGCGGCCGGAACGACTGGCTCGGCGAGGGCCGCTGGAGCAGCACGCCGCTGCGCGAGGCCGGCCTGGTCGCCCTCCGCGAGGACATCACCGGGCACGACCCGCGCGGCGCGGTCGGCGCGGTCTCGACGGGCAGCTGGTCCACGGGAGAGCAGCTCCCGGTCGCCGGCCTCCACGCCCCCGACGCCGCCCTCCTCTGGCAGATCGAGCACAACGGCGCCTGGCGCTGGGAGGTCGGCGAGGACATCGACGGCGGCTCGATCGCCCTCTCCGGCCCGACCGACCTCGACCACGGCTGGCTCTGCGTGCTCGAGCCGGGCGAGGAGTTCCGCTCCGTTCCCGTCACGGTCGCCGTCGGCGCCGACACCACGGCCGCCGCGGACGCGCTCACCCTCAGCCGCCGGGCCCGGCGCCGCGCGCACCCGGACAACGCGGCGATGCCCGTCGTCTTCAACGACTACATGAACACCCTCGACGGCGACCCGACCACCGCGAAGCTGCTGCCGCTGATCGACGCCGCGGCCGCCGCGGGCGCCGAGATCTTCTGCATCGACGCCGGCTGGTACGACGACAGCGGGGTCGCCGGCGGCTGGTGGAGCAGCGTCGGCGCCTGGCAGCCCTCCACGGTCCGCTTCCCGGACGGCCTCTGCGAGGTGATCGAGCGGATCCGCGCCCGCGGTCTGGTGCCGGGGCTGTGGCTGGAGCCCGAGGTCATCGGCGTGGACAGCCCCCTCGCCGGCGAGCTGCCGGACGACGCGTTCCTGCAGCGCGCCGGCGCCCGGATCGAGGAGCACGAGCGGTTCCACCTCGACCTGCGCCACCCCGCGGCGCGCGCGCACCTCGACGCGACCGTCGACCGGCTGATCGCCGACTTCGGCATCGGCTTCTTCAAGCTCGACTACAACATCGACGCCGGCCCCGGCACCGACCGCGGCGCCGACTCGATCGGCGCGGGCCTGCTCGGCCACAACCGTGCCTACCTCGCCTGGCTCGACGGCGTGCTCGACCGGCACCCGACCCTGGTGATCGAGAGCTGCTCCTCGGGCGCGATGCGGCAGGACTGGGCCGTGATGTCCCGCCTGCAGATGCAGTCGACCTCCGACCAGCAGGACTTCCGCCGCTACCCGCCGATCGCGGCCGCCGCGCCGATGATGCTCCTGCCGGAGCAGGCCGCCAGCTGGGCGTACCCGCAGGCCGACATGGACGACGAGGAGATCGCGTTCTGCCTCGTCACCGGGCTCCTCGGCCGGTTCTACCTCTCGGGCTACCTCAATCGGATGTCCGACCCGCAGCTCGCCCTGGTCCACGAGGCCGTCGCCGCGGCGAAGGCGCTCCGCGGCGCGATCGCCTCCTCCTCGCCGCGCTGGCCGCTCGAGCTGCCGGGCTGGACGGACGACGCGGTCGCCCTGGCGCTGCGGACCGAGGACGAGCACCTGGTCTCGGTCTGGCGCCGCAGCGGCAGCGACGACGTCGTGCTGCACGTCCCGGAGCTGCGCGGACAGGACGTCGACGTCTCGGTCGTGTTCCCGGTCGCGCTGACGGCCTGGCCCCTCGAGTGGGAGCCCAGCACTGCCCGCCTCACCGTCCGGCCCACCGGCTCCGGTCCCTCCGCCCGCACCTTCCGCCTGTCCCTCCGCACCACCTGA
- a CDS encoding ABC transporter substrate-binding protein, producing MRSSLHRRLTLPVAVLAAAGLALAGCSSSSDPNDPNAGGGASSGGAAGDGSVTVYGTINGDEATLLEESWADWEEESGIEIDYTGDKGFEQQIGIKVQGGDVPDLAIFPQPGLLADTVASGKVKELPEGALANVKQNWSEDWQKYGQVDGTQYGAPLMASVKGYVWYSPAKFAEWGVSVPTTWDEMEALGTTIAEKSGGPSWCAGFASDAASGWPGTDWIEDAVLREAGPDVYDSWVAGDTPFTDPEIKAAFDRVGSILLDPTLVNAGYGDVSSINSTAFGDVAQNVANGSCALTHQASFFEGFITGADATVAEDGDVWAFLTPPIAADDDQAVTGGGEFVAAFSDDEDTAKVQEYLASADWANSRVSLGGVISANTGLDPENASSDVLKDSIAILQDPNTTFRFDASDLMPKAVGSDSFFKGIVDWIDGSSTDQVLDTIQAGYTS from the coding sequence ATGCGGTCATCCCTGCACCGTCGTCTCACCCTTCCGGTCGCCGTTCTCGCGGCCGCCGGTCTCGCGCTCGCGGGCTGCTCCAGCAGCAGCGACCCCAACGACCCGAACGCCGGCGGCGGCGCGAGCTCCGGCGGCGCCGCGGGCGACGGCTCGGTCACCGTCTACGGCACGATCAACGGCGACGAGGCGACCCTGCTCGAGGAGTCCTGGGCGGACTGGGAGGAGGAGTCGGGGATCGAGATCGACTACACCGGCGACAAGGGCTTCGAGCAGCAGATCGGCATCAAGGTCCAGGGCGGCGACGTCCCGGACCTCGCGATCTTCCCGCAGCCGGGACTCCTCGCCGACACGGTCGCCTCGGGCAAGGTGAAGGAGCTGCCCGAGGGCGCTCTGGCGAACGTGAAGCAGAACTGGTCGGAGGACTGGCAGAAGTACGGCCAGGTCGACGGCACCCAGTACGGCGCTCCGCTGATGGCGAGCGTCAAGGGCTACGTCTGGTACTCCCCGGCCAAGTTCGCGGAGTGGGGCGTCTCGGTCCCGACGACCTGGGACGAGATGGAGGCGCTGGGGACGACCATCGCCGAGAAGTCCGGCGGACCGTCCTGGTGCGCGGGCTTCGCCTCCGACGCCGCGTCGGGCTGGCCGGGCACGGACTGGATCGAGGACGCCGTCCTCCGCGAGGCCGGCCCGGACGTCTACGACTCCTGGGTCGCGGGCGACACCCCGTTCACCGACCCGGAGATCAAGGCCGCGTTCGACCGGGTCGGCTCGATCCTGCTCGACCCGACGCTCGTCAACGCGGGCTACGGCGACGTGTCCTCGATCAACTCCACGGCCTTCGGCGACGTCGCGCAGAACGTCGCGAACGGCTCCTGCGCGCTGACCCACCAGGCGTCCTTCTTCGAGGGCTTCATCACCGGCGCCGACGCCACGGTGGCGGAGGACGGCGACGTCTGGGCGTTCCTCACCCCGCCGATCGCCGCGGACGACGACCAGGCCGTCACCGGTGGTGGCGAGTTCGTCGCCGCGTTCTCCGACGACGAGGACACCGCGAAGGTCCAGGAGTACCTCGCCAGCGCCGACTGGGCCAACAGCCGCGTCTCGCTCGGCGGCGTCATCTCGGCGAACACGGGTCTCGACCCGGAGAACGCGAGCAGTGACGTGCTGAAGGACTCGATCGCGATCCTGCAGGACCCGAACACGACCTTCCGCTTCGACGCCTCCGACCTGATGCCCAAGGCCGTCGGCTCCGACAGCTTCTTCAAGGGCATCGTGGACTGGATCGACGGCTCGAGCACCGACCAGGTCCTCGACACCATCCAGGCGGGTTACACCTCGTAG
- a CDS encoding CBM35 domain-containing protein: MMKASRALACAAAIGVALSGFGLVAVAAPASAAGSSETLAVDFSRSTGDFRGGATGTLYGFGDEGAPTQALIDGAHITNTSQKAPFGTQHPSGDALKVEDGFFAEHGEDMYIYTQDYYPDWAYNGGQRPGDTRTYDQATGTYTNTPNGVWDYLEIVEFVTEAVATKSDRPQDYVHIPFNEPDGGNWYNDWGALKDTFLADWKASYDVIQKVYARHGLGTARVGGPGDASYHADRTADFLDYAKSTGTLPQVMIWHELGIDNLATFRSHLEDYRALEDARGIADIPINITEYGMLRDMGTPGQLIQWLAMFEDEKVDAQVAYWNYAGNLSDNSARPNAANAGWWMFKWYGDLDGSKTVAVTPPKLNTADTLQGIGAVDAVNKRATVLYGGSGAQNVALDLDGLDPAVFGSTVDVEVREATLSGAQGVHGTPRVIAAVDGAALAVGSLDLAIPSYDRYAAYQVVITPAQDRVVSTTASWQTSIEAEDTALTGAQAYTQNPTDGGGWKFLASGGRDVGSFNNASSKADWTVTVPRTGSYRFQVIGSTPGVPGRHALFVDGAKNQLVQYTADLALTNTQKWQYRGSAEVTVELTAGQHTLSLRASENGTTVLPNADITLDKFLLTDVTDGEKTVYPASTLRYTGGAEVVYDTAGARGFASIAGQQRADVYANAWKTGYYDVALDYRTSGASSIDVSVNGRKVSTVSAGSAGLWSSTTRLHLVEGINEIELHSTAGVLLSTVTTTRAADSDSAATTIEAENATKTGAAANASLAASTGSNVSGGQYVGFVGNGAANTLEIARASGFDTAGAYDLSVTYSNAELSGRHDYNPQVVDRRIDVTEKGVAGTVGSAYFRYTISWNSFWERTIPLTLTTGTAPIVLGNATAYAPNIDKVTIAPVAVGTPTTVSIAPALPTTVTASSRCVAGKVVLTVSARNDATVPADLQVATSHGTKSFPKVAPGSSASAAFTVRATSMPAGTATVTSTATVGGAPATSTTRAPYPAATC; encoded by the coding sequence ATGATGAAAGCCTCCAGAGCACTGGCCTGCGCCGCCGCGATCGGCGTCGCCCTCAGCGGATTCGGCCTCGTCGCGGTCGCCGCCCCCGCGAGCGCGGCGGGCAGCTCCGAGACCCTCGCCGTGGACTTCTCGCGGTCCACCGGTGATTTCCGCGGCGGTGCGACCGGCACCCTCTACGGCTTCGGCGACGAAGGAGCGCCCACGCAGGCGCTCATCGACGGAGCGCACATCACCAACACCTCGCAGAAGGCGCCGTTCGGCACCCAGCACCCGAGCGGTGACGCCCTCAAGGTCGAGGACGGCTTCTTCGCCGAGCACGGCGAGGACATGTACATCTACACGCAGGACTACTACCCCGACTGGGCCTACAACGGCGGTCAGCGCCCGGGCGACACCCGCACCTACGACCAAGCGACCGGCACGTACACGAACACGCCGAACGGAGTGTGGGACTACCTCGAGATCGTCGAGTTCGTCACCGAGGCGGTCGCCACGAAGTCGGACCGCCCGCAGGACTACGTGCACATCCCGTTCAACGAGCCGGACGGCGGCAACTGGTACAACGACTGGGGTGCGCTGAAGGACACCTTCCTCGCCGACTGGAAGGCCTCGTACGACGTCATCCAGAAGGTCTACGCCCGCCACGGCCTGGGCACCGCGCGCGTCGGCGGACCCGGCGACGCCTCCTATCACGCCGATCGCACCGCGGACTTCCTCGACTACGCGAAGTCCACCGGCACGCTCCCGCAGGTCATGATCTGGCACGAGCTCGGCATCGACAATCTCGCCACCTTCCGCTCGCACCTGGAGGACTACCGCGCCCTCGAGGACGCCCGCGGGATCGCCGACATCCCGATCAACATCACCGAGTACGGGATGCTGCGCGACATGGGCACGCCCGGCCAGCTGATCCAGTGGCTCGCGATGTTCGAGGACGAGAAGGTCGACGCGCAGGTCGCCTACTGGAACTACGCCGGCAACCTCTCCGACAACAGCGCCCGCCCCAACGCGGCGAACGCCGGCTGGTGGATGTTCAAGTGGTACGGCGACCTCGACGGCTCGAAGACCGTCGCGGTCACGCCCCCGAAGCTGAACACCGCCGACACCCTGCAGGGCATCGGCGCGGTCGACGCGGTGAACAAGCGCGCGACCGTCCTCTACGGCGGTTCGGGCGCGCAGAACGTCGCCCTCGATCTCGACGGGCTCGATCCGGCCGTCTTCGGCTCGACCGTGGACGTCGAGGTCCGCGAGGCGACCCTCTCCGGCGCGCAGGGCGTGCACGGCACGCCGCGCGTGATCGCCGCCGTCGACGGAGCGGCCCTCGCCGTCGGCTCGCTCGATCTCGCGATCCCGAGCTACGACCGCTACGCCGCCTACCAGGTGGTCATCACTCCCGCCCAGGACCGCGTCGTCAGCACCACCGCGAGCTGGCAGACCAGCATCGAGGCCGAGGACACGGCGCTCACCGGCGCCCAGGCCTACACGCAGAACCCCACCGACGGCGGCGGTTGGAAGTTCCTCGCCTCCGGCGGGCGCGACGTCGGATCGTTCAACAACGCCTCCTCGAAGGCCGACTGGACCGTCACCGTCCCGCGCACCGGCAGCTACCGCTTCCAGGTGATCGGATCGACGCCCGGCGTCCCCGGGCGCCACGCCCTCTTCGTCGACGGCGCGAAGAACCAGCTCGTGCAGTACACCGCCGACCTCGCCCTGACGAACACGCAGAAGTGGCAGTACCGCGGCAGCGCCGAGGTGACCGTCGAGCTGACCGCCGGCCAGCACACCCTCTCGCTGCGCGCCAGCGAGAACGGCACGACGGTGCTCCCGAACGCCGACATCACCCTCGACAAATTCCTCCTCACCGACGTCACCGACGGCGAGAAGACCGTGTACCCGGCCTCGACCCTGCGCTACACGGGAGGAGCCGAGGTCGTCTACGACACGGCGGGTGCGCGCGGCTTCGCGAGCATCGCCGGCCAGCAGCGCGCCGACGTCTACGCCAACGCGTGGAAGACCGGCTACTACGACGTCGCGCTCGACTACCGCACGAGCGGAGCGTCGAGCATCGACGTGTCCGTCAACGGCCGCAAGGTCAGCACCGTCAGCGCCGGATCGGCCGGACTCTGGTCCTCGACCACCCGACTGCACCTCGTCGAGGGCATCAACGAGATCGAGCTGCACTCCACCGCCGGCGTGCTGCTCAGCACCGTGACGACGACCCGCGCCGCCGACTCCGACTCCGCCGCGACGACGATCGAGGCCGAGAACGCGACGAAGACGGGTGCGGCGGCGAACGCCTCGCTCGCCGCGAGCACCGGCTCCAACGTGTCGGGCGGGCAGTACGTCGGCTTCGTCGGCAACGGCGCGGCCAACACCCTCGAGATCGCGCGGGCCTCGGGCTTCGACACCGCCGGCGCCTACGACCTCTCGGTGACCTACTCCAACGCCGAGCTCAGCGGCCGCCACGACTACAACCCGCAGGTCGTCGACCGCCGGATCGACGTGACGGAGAAGGGGGTCGCCGGCACTGTCGGCAGCGCCTACTTCCGCTACACGATCTCGTGGAACAGCTTCTGGGAGCGCACCATCCCCCTGACGCTGACCACCGGGACCGCGCCGATCGTCCTCGGGAACGCCACGGCGTACGCCCCGAACATCGACAAGGTCACCATCGCGCCCGTCGCCGTCGGCACGCCCACCACGGTGTCGATCGCGCCGGCACTGCCGACGACCGTCACCGCGTCGAGCCGCTGCGTCGCCGGCAAGGTCGTGCTGACCGTCAGCGCCCGCAACGATGCGACGGTCCCGGCCGACCTGCAGGTCGCGACCAGCCACGGCACGAAGTCGTTCCCGAAGGTCGCGCCCGGCTCGAGTGCCAGCGCCGCCTTCACCGTCCGCGCGACGAGCATGCCGGCCGGAACGGCGACGGTGACCAGCACCGCCACGGTCGGCGGCGCCCCCGCGACGTCCACGACGAGAGCCCCTTACCCGGCGGCCACCTGCTGA
- a CDS encoding ABC transporter substrate-binding protein encodes MKKSLLSAAVLTAASALLLAGCSDPGAGGGTAGGDAAPASWPAQDTDLSGTDLTIWAAQNSNTVPESVIEGFEELTGASVDVETIPDPYEQGVQTKVATGDKPDLAFWQPTASQLTALNASTNLQSLDGAPWLEDVDPSLKDITGLLDDTRYAALVTTPAVEGVYYNKKVFEANGITETPTDWDSFLATARQLKTAGETPFFEMGADRWATQWWVQVQLADAAKDGLWDRVNSGEEKFTDPTIQGTIDTYKGLIDEGLFNEDITTATFEDQGAALLAGDAAMVVQVNSFFGQLQSLSDTATLNDTIGFFPISPSGNVGTFIPDQSNALVAFATGDEKKEAASRQLLSYWLGDGYSDFVTAQDTISLQPSVTTPDTVPTALVSVSDSVGDSVGSMQAQAIANPDLYIYLADMIQGTKTPEQVAQATQDQFAQLAKAQGATGF; translated from the coding sequence ATGAAGAAGTCACTCCTCAGCGCGGCCGTCCTGACGGCGGCCTCCGCCCTGCTCCTCGCCGGCTGCAGCGACCCCGGGGCCGGCGGCGGCACCGCGGGCGGCGACGCCGCACCCGCCTCCTGGCCCGCCCAGGACACCGACCTGTCCGGCACCGACCTCACCATCTGGGCCGCGCAGAACTCCAACACCGTCCCGGAGTCGGTCATCGAGGGCTTCGAGGAGCTCACCGGCGCCAGCGTCGACGTCGAGACCATCCCGGACCCCTACGAGCAGGGCGTGCAGACCAAGGTCGCCACCGGCGACAAGCCCGACCTCGCCTTCTGGCAGCCCACCGCCTCGCAGCTCACCGCACTCAACGCCTCCACGAACCTGCAGAGCCTCGACGGAGCGCCCTGGCTCGAGGACGTCGACCCCTCGCTGAAGGACATCACCGGCCTGCTCGACGACACCCGCTACGCCGCGCTGGTCACCACCCCCGCGGTCGAGGGCGTCTACTACAACAAGAAGGTCTTCGAGGCGAACGGGATCACCGAGACGCCGACCGACTGGGATTCGTTCCTCGCGACGGCACGCCAGCTCAAGACCGCCGGCGAGACCCCGTTCTTCGAGATGGGCGCCGACCGCTGGGCCACCCAGTGGTGGGTGCAGGTGCAGCTCGCCGACGCCGCGAAGGACGGCCTCTGGGACCGCGTGAACTCGGGTGAGGAGAAGTTCACCGACCCGACCATCCAGGGCACGATCGACACCTACAAGGGCCTGATCGACGAGGGCCTCTTCAACGAGGACATCACGACCGCCACCTTCGAGGACCAGGGCGCGGCCCTCCTCGCCGGCGACGCCGCGATGGTCGTCCAGGTCAACTCGTTCTTCGGCCAGCTGCAGTCGCTGTCCGACACCGCGACGCTCAACGACACCATCGGCTTCTTCCCGATCTCGCCCTCGGGCAACGTCGGCACCTTCATCCCGGACCAGTCGAACGCGCTCGTCGCCTTCGCGACCGGAGACGAGAAGAAGGAGGCGGCCTCGCGCCAGCTCCTCTCCTACTGGCTCGGCGACGGCTACTCGGACTTCGTCACCGCGCAGGACACCATCTCGCTCCAGCCGTCGGTCACCACGCCCGACACAGTGCCCACCGCCCTCGTCTCGGTCAGCGACTCCGTCGGCGACTCGGTCGGCTCGATGCAGGCCCAGGCGATCGCGAACCCCGACCTGTACATCTACCTCGCCGACATGATCCAGGGCACCAAGACCCCGGAGCAGGTCGCGCAGGCGACGCAGGACCAGTTCGCGCAGCTCGCGAAGGCGCAGGGCGCCACCGGCTTCTAG
- a CDS encoding sugar ABC transporter permease yields the protein MSTTRAAAPPRVLARAVKTGGMPSGRRSDHPLVFLVPALLVLIVFFFVPTVFNFVYAFTDWSSFKAAIGFVGVANFVDLFQSGTLIQALRVTLVYAVLVAVFQNVFGLILALLLERDTRVNRFARVMFFIPVIMSALAVGYVFQALLKPDGALNGILSFVSGQPVSIAWLGDTTWTIVVVALIHSWKWMGLSMLIYLAGLKTISGDVLEAARLDGSSWWQTFRDIRFPLIAPALTFNVATALLGSMNGFDIVQATTEGGPGGTTELLNIFIFRTFGQGLFAQATTMSLILFVTVAVLAFPVIRTLRRREDVL from the coding sequence GTGTCCACCACCCGAGCAGCCGCGCCACCCCGGGTCCTCGCCCGCGCCGTGAAGACCGGCGGCATGCCGAGCGGACGCCGCTCCGACCACCCGCTGGTCTTCCTCGTGCCGGCCCTGCTGGTCCTGATCGTCTTCTTCTTCGTGCCGACGGTGTTCAACTTCGTCTACGCCTTCACCGACTGGTCCAGCTTCAAGGCCGCCATCGGCTTCGTCGGCGTCGCGAACTTCGTCGACCTCTTCCAGAGCGGCACGCTGATCCAGGCGCTGCGGGTGACGCTGGTCTACGCGGTGCTCGTCGCGGTCTTCCAGAACGTCTTCGGCCTGATCCTCGCGCTGCTGCTCGAGAGGGACACCCGGGTCAACCGCTTCGCCCGGGTGATGTTCTTCATCCCGGTGATCATGTCCGCCCTCGCGGTCGGCTACGTCTTCCAGGCGCTGCTCAAGCCGGACGGCGCGCTGAACGGGATCCTCTCCTTCGTCTCCGGACAGCCGGTCTCGATCGCCTGGCTCGGGGACACCACCTGGACGATCGTCGTCGTCGCGCTGATCCACTCCTGGAAGTGGATGGGCCTGTCGATGCTGATCTACCTGGCCGGGCTCAAGACGATCTCCGGCGACGTGCTCGAGGCCGCGCGCCTGGACGGCTCCTCCTGGTGGCAGACCTTCCGCGACATCCGCTTCCCGCTGATCGCGCCGGCGCTGACCTTCAACGTCGCCACCGCGCTGCTCGGCTCGATGAACGGCTTCGACATCGTCCAGGCCACCACCGAAGGCGGCCCCGGCGGCACGACCGAGCTGCTCAACATCTTCATCTTCCGCACCTTCGGCCAGGGCCTGTTCGCCCAGGCGACCACGATGAGCCTGATCCTCTTCGTGACCGTCGCCGTCCTCGCCTTCCCCGTCATCCGCACCCTGCGCCGTCGAGAGGACGTCCTGTGA
- a CDS encoding carbohydrate ABC transporter permease: MSTVIERPVTSTPAAPESRVRRSRRPLLQPIAALAAVALLLGVPFWLIISTAGKTQAEALNPNLAAPSQWQLLENFATVFTDGRMVPAFLGSVLVMVPSVLGVLVLGSMAAWILGRRTGRGMAVVYALAISGIVLPPAVVTVVLLLRQLGLAGTAIGMVGVYMGMYLSTVIFFVTGFVRTIPAELEEAARVDGARPIRVFFTIILPLLMPVLATATILICLYIWNDVFYALFVVGGRLDTLPLNLYQVASAGLYLQNWHLIFSYIILMSLPLLLVFVFAQRKIISGITSGAVK; the protein is encoded by the coding sequence GTGAGCACCGTCATCGAGCGACCGGTCACGTCCACTCCCGCTGCCCCGGAGTCGCGGGTCCGCCGCTCCCGCCGCCCGCTGCTGCAGCCGATCGCCGCCCTCGCCGCCGTCGCCCTCCTGCTCGGCGTGCCGTTCTGGCTGATCATCAGCACCGCCGGGAAGACGCAGGCCGAGGCGCTGAACCCCAACCTCGCCGCGCCCTCGCAGTGGCAGCTGCTCGAGAACTTCGCGACCGTCTTCACCGACGGCCGCATGGTCCCCGCGTTCCTCGGCAGCGTCCTCGTGATGGTGCCCTCGGTGCTCGGCGTGCTCGTGCTCGGCTCGATGGCCGCCTGGATCCTCGGCCGCCGCACCGGTCGCGGCATGGCCGTCGTCTACGCGCTCGCCATCAGCGGCATCGTCCTGCCGCCCGCGGTGGTCACCGTGGTGCTGCTGCTGCGCCAGCTCGGGCTCGCCGGCACCGCTATCGGCATGGTCGGCGTGTACATGGGGATGTACCTCTCCACCGTGATCTTCTTCGTCACCGGCTTCGTCCGCACCATCCCGGCGGAGCTGGAGGAGGCGGCCCGCGTCGACGGCGCGCGGCCGATCCGGGTGTTCTTCACGATCATCCTGCCGCTGCTGATGCCGGTGCTCGCGACCGCGACGATCCTGATCTGCCTCTACATCTGGAACGACGTCTTCTACGCGCTCTTCGTGGTCGGCGGCCGGCTCGACACCCTGCCGCTGAACCTCTACCAGGTGGCCAGCGCCGGGCTCTACCTGCAGAACTGGCACCTGATCTTCTCCTATATCATCCTGATGAGCCTGCCCCTGCTCCTGGTGTTCGTCTTCGCGCAGCGCAAGATCATCTCCGGCATCACGAGCGGCGCGGTGAAGTGA